One window of Trichomycterus rosablanca isolate fTriRos1 chromosome 2, fTriRos1.hap1, whole genome shotgun sequence genomic DNA carries:
- the ctps1a gene encoding CTP synthase 1 → MNATMKYILVTGGVISGIGKGIIASSVGTILKSCGLHVTAIKIDPYINIDAGTFSPYEHGEVFVLDDGGEVDLDLGNYERFLDIRLTKDNNLTTGKIYQSVINKERRGDYLGKTVQVVPHITDAIQEWVMKQAKVPVDDDEVEPQVCVIELGGTVGDIESMPFIEAFRQFQFKVKRENFCNIHVSLVPQPSATGEQKTKPTQNSVRELRGLGLSPDLIMCRCSTPLENPVKEKISMFCHVEPEQVICVHDVSSIYRVPLLLEEQGVVNYFCRRLSMSIESRPRKLLTKWKEMSDRSDRLLEHCSIALVGKYTKFSDSYASVIKALEHSALAISHKLEVKYINSADLEPATLDDEPVKYHEAWQKLCSADGILVPGGFGVRGTEGKIQAISWARKQKKPFLGVCLGMQLAVCEFARNTLGWADANSTEFNPESKYPVVIDMPEHNPGQMGGTMRLGKRRTIFKNKSSILRRLYGDVDYVDERHRHRFEVNPELKQHFEEKGFHFVGQDVEGERMEVIELDDHPYFVGVQYHPEFTSRPIKPSPPYFGLLLAAAGKLHSYLQKGCRLSPRDTYSDHSGSSSPDSEIAEFKLPSISN, encoded by the exons ATGAACGCCACAATGAAGTATATTCTGGTTACGGGTGGTGTCATTTCCGGAATCGGTAAAGGCATCATCGCCAGCAGTGTTGGTACTATTCTGAAATCCTGCGGCCTTCATGTGACGGCCATTAAAATCGACCCTTATATCAACATTGATGCTGGAACATTTTCTCCTTATGAGCATG GTGAAGTGTTTGTGCTGGATGATGGAGGAGAAGTGGATCTGGATCTGGGAAACTATGAGCGCTTTCTGGACATCCGTCTTACCAAAGACAACAACCTCACCACCGGCAAGATCTACCAGTCTGTCATTAACAAAGAACGGCGAGGAGACTATCTGGGCAAAACTGTGCAGG tggtgcCACACATAACTGATGCCATTCAAGAGTGGGTGATGAAGCAAGCCAAGGTTCCTGTGGACGATGACGAAGTAGAGCCTCAAGTCTGTGTCATAGAG ttgggtggcactgtcggaGACATCGAGAGCATGCCTTTCATCGAAGCGTTCAGACAGTTCCAGTTTAAAGTAAAGAGGGAAAACTTCTGTAACATCCACGTCAGTTtagttccccag CCCAGTGCGACAGGAGAGCAGAAGACCAAACCCACCCAAAACAGTGTGAGGGAGCTGAGAGGACTCGGCCTTTCCCCAGACCTG ATCATGTGCCGCTGTTCCACACCTCTTGAAAACCCGGTGAAGGAGAAGATCTCTATGTTCTGTCATGTGGAACCCGAACAG GTGATATGTGTCCACGATGTTTCGTCCATCTACAGAGTGCCCTTACTGTTGGAGGAACAGGGCGTAGTAAACTACTTCTGCCGAAGGCTCAGCATGTCCATCGAGAGTCGGCCCAGAAAGCTGCTCACCAAATGGAAAGAGATGTCTGACAG gtCGGACAGGCTGCTGGAGCACTGTTCCATTGCGCTGGTCGGAAAGTACACAAAGTTCTCAGACTCTTACGCATCAGTTATCAAAGCGCTGGAGCACTCAGCCCTGGCCATCAGCCACAAACTCGAGGTCAAA TATATTAATTCAGCGGACTTGGAACCTGCGACTTTGGACGATGAACCTGTTAAATACCATGAAGCATGGCAGAAGCTTTGCAGTGCCGA TGGTATTCTAGTACCTGGAGGTTTTGGAGTGAGAGGAACTGAAGGGAAGATTCAGGCCATCAGCTGGGCTCGTAAGCAGAAGAAACCTTTCTTAG GTGTGTGTCTGGGAATGCAGCTGGCAGTTTGTGAATTTGCCAGGAACACATTGGGCTGGGCAG ATGCTAACTCCACTGAATTCAACCCAGAATCAAAATACCCTGTG GTGATCGACATGCCTGAGCACAATCCCGGACAGATGGGCGGCACGATGAGGCTGGGGAAGAGAAGGACTATTTTCAAGAACAAGTCTAGCATATTAA GAAGGCTTTATGGAGATGTAGACTACGTAGATGAGCGGCACAGACATCGTTTTGAA GTCAACCCAGAGCTGAAGCAGCATTTCGAGGAGAAGGGCTTCCACTTTGTTGGGCAGGATGTAGAAGGAGAGAGGATGGAGGTCATTGAGCTGGATG ATCATCCGTATTTTGTGGGAGTGCAGTATCATCCTGAGTTCACGTCTCGTCCCATCAAGCCCTCGCCACCGTACTTCGGCCTGCTCCTGGCTGCTGCCGGAAAGCTGCACAGCTACTTGCAGAAAGGATGCCGTCTCTCGCCACG AGACACGTACAGCGATCACAGCGGCAGCAGTTCTCCAGATTCCGAGATCGCAGAGTTCAAACTGCCCTCCATCTCCAACTGA